The following coding sequences are from one Caballeronia sp. SBC1 window:
- a CDS encoding ABC transporter ATP-binding protein: MSAPFLQIQRLRKTYDHVVAIDHVSLDIKKGEFMTFLGPSGSGKSTTLYIVAGFQSPTEGRVLLDGKSLLSVAPNKRNIGMVFQRYTLFPHLTVGENVAFPLRVRRLPDAQVKSKVEQMLKLVHLGDCRDRMPDQLSGGMQQRVAIARALAYDPPVLLMDEPLSALDKKLREELQTELRRIHQQTGVTILYVTHDQEEALRLSDRIAVFNKGRIEQVGSGEELYAKPASRFVASFIGNSNFLPVTLAGSNGSSRAVFPNGKPVWVGGFDHALNDGDNGALMLRPEQISIRAQPSESVDGGLQVVVRDVTYLGDTMHYAVATPWEQEIAVRTSIRSREPSLAIGARAWLEWENDSARVFAA; this comes from the coding sequence GTGAGCGCACCGTTTTTGCAGATTCAACGGCTTCGTAAAACCTACGACCACGTGGTCGCTATCGACCATGTCTCGCTCGATATCAAGAAGGGCGAGTTCATGACCTTCCTCGGGCCGTCGGGCTCGGGCAAGAGCACGACGTTGTACATTGTCGCGGGCTTTCAGTCGCCCACAGAAGGACGCGTGCTGCTCGACGGCAAGTCGCTACTGTCGGTGGCGCCTAACAAGCGCAACATCGGCATGGTGTTTCAGCGCTACACGCTGTTCCCGCACCTCACGGTCGGGGAGAACGTCGCGTTTCCGTTACGCGTGCGGCGTCTGCCCGATGCCCAGGTGAAGTCGAAGGTCGAGCAGATGCTCAAGCTCGTGCACCTCGGCGATTGCCGCGACCGCATGCCAGACCAGTTGTCCGGCGGGATGCAGCAGCGTGTCGCGATTGCCCGGGCACTCGCCTACGATCCGCCGGTCCTCCTGATGGACGAACCGCTTTCCGCGCTCGATAAAAAGCTGCGAGAGGAATTGCAGACGGAACTCCGCCGCATCCACCAGCAGACCGGCGTGACAATCCTCTATGTGACCCACGACCAGGAAGAGGCGCTGCGCCTGTCCGACCGAATCGCGGTGTTCAACAAAGGGCGCATCGAGCAGGTTGGCAGCGGCGAGGAGCTTTATGCGAAGCCGGCATCGCGCTTCGTCGCAAGTTTCATCGGTAACTCGAATTTCCTGCCGGTTACGCTGGCCGGCAGCAATGGCTCGTCGCGGGCGGTGTTTCCGAACGGCAAGCCGGTATGGGTCGGCGGGTTCGATCACGCCTTGAACGACGGCGACAACGGCGCGCTGATGCTTCGGCCTGAGCAGATCAGCATTCGCGCGCAGCCGTCGGAGAGTGTGGACGGCGGCCTGCAGGTGGTCGTTCGCGATGTCACCTATCTTGGCGACACGATGCACTACGCGGTCGCCACGCCTTGGGAACAGGAGATCGCGGTGCGGACATCCATCCGTTCTCGCGAGCCGAGCCTGGCGATCGGTGCGCGCGCCTGGCTCGAATGGGAGAACGATAGCGCCCGGGTATTCGCCGCCTGA
- a CDS encoding ABC transporter permease, translated as MLLDFDRLGPMRWALLGVGAAVSLFLLLPVLFIVALSFGDSQWLLFPPPGWTLRWYAMLFSDPGWFDSLITSVELGVVVMVLSVVLGLFASLALTRGTFRGRALLKAFFLTPMVLPVVVLAVALYAFFLRIGLTGTLVGFVIGHLIIALPFSIIAISNSLESFDTSLEDAALICGASPFEVKWRVTLPAIRLGLFAAAIFSFLASWDEVVVSIFMASPTLQTLPVRIWSTLRQDLTPVIAAASSLLVGLTVILMLLGLVLKRGKS; from the coding sequence ATGTTGCTCGATTTCGATCGTCTCGGACCAATGCGCTGGGCGCTCCTGGGTGTTGGCGCGGCCGTGTCGCTGTTCCTGTTGCTGCCGGTACTGTTCATTGTCGCGTTGTCGTTCGGCGATTCGCAGTGGCTGCTGTTCCCGCCGCCCGGCTGGACCTTGCGCTGGTATGCAATGCTGTTTTCCGATCCGGGCTGGTTCGACTCGCTGATCACGAGCGTCGAACTGGGCGTGGTCGTGATGGTGTTGTCGGTCGTGCTGGGCCTCTTTGCTTCACTTGCGTTGACGCGCGGCACGTTCCGGGGCCGTGCGCTCCTGAAAGCGTTTTTCCTCACGCCGATGGTATTGCCCGTGGTCGTGCTCGCTGTTGCGTTGTACGCCTTTTTCTTGCGCATCGGTTTGACCGGAACGCTGGTTGGATTCGTGATCGGTCACCTGATCATTGCGTTGCCGTTTTCGATCATCGCCATCAGCAATTCGCTGGAGAGTTTCGATACCTCGCTCGAAGACGCTGCGCTGATCTGCGGCGCGAGTCCGTTTGAAGTGAAGTGGCGCGTCACGCTGCCCGCCATTCGTCTCGGCCTGTTCGCCGCCGCCATCTTCTCGTTCCTCGCGTCCTGGGACGAAGTCGTGGTGTCGATCTTCATGGCGAGCCCGACGTTGCAAACGCTGCCCGTGCGTATCTGGAGCACGTTGCGGCAGGACCTGACGCCTGTGATTGCCGCTGCGTCGTCATTGCTGGTTGGCCTGACTGTCATCCTGATGTTGCTGGGGCTTGTCCTTAAGAGAGGTAAATCGTGA
- a CDS encoding ABC transporter permease: MSNAVSTVAEPRVSWPKVSAGFRRTRLVLPALLLLIVFFLLPVLSLLLRSVLDPSPGLQNYAQLFGSTTYLRVFGNTFFVASVVTAVTLVIGFPTAWLLAIAPRWVSKLVFAILLLSMWTNLLARTFAWMVLLQQTGPINRLLMWLGVIHEPLTLVNNLTGVTIGMTYIMLPFLVMPLHATLRAIDPTTLRAAAICGASRWQAFWRVLVPLAMPGIASGALMVFVMALGYFVTPALLGGPEYMMLAELIAQLVQQLLNWGLAGAAAFVLLLVTLSLYAVQLRFSGRAPDASGAH; encoded by the coding sequence ATGTCGAACGCAGTGAGCACTGTCGCGGAGCCTCGGGTGTCTTGGCCGAAGGTGAGCGCCGGTTTCAGGAGGACGCGGCTGGTGCTGCCGGCCCTGCTGTTGCTGATCGTGTTCTTCCTGTTACCTGTTCTCTCGCTGCTTCTGCGCAGCGTGCTGGACCCGTCGCCCGGCCTGCAGAACTATGCGCAGTTGTTCGGCTCGACGACTTACCTTCGGGTCTTCGGCAACACCTTCTTCGTGGCGTCGGTGGTGACGGCGGTGACGCTCGTGATTGGCTTTCCGACCGCGTGGCTGCTTGCCATTGCACCGCGCTGGGTCAGTAAGCTCGTGTTCGCAATCTTGTTGCTCTCAATGTGGACCAACCTGCTCGCACGCACCTTCGCCTGGATGGTCCTGCTGCAGCAAACAGGTCCGATCAACCGCCTGCTGATGTGGCTCGGCGTGATTCATGAGCCGCTGACGCTGGTCAACAACCTGACTGGTGTGACGATCGGCATGACCTACATCATGTTGCCATTTCTCGTGATGCCGCTGCACGCCACCCTGCGCGCCATCGATCCCACCACGCTGCGTGCGGCTGCTATCTGCGGCGCGAGCCGCTGGCAGGCATTCTGGCGCGTGCTGGTGCCCCTCGCCATGCCGGGCATTGCCAGCGGCGCGTTGATGGTGTTCGTGATGGCGCTGGGGTACTTCGTGACGCCTGCGCTGCTCGGCGGTCCTGAGTACATGATGCTCGCTGAATTGATCGCGCAACTCGTGCAGCAATTGCTGAACTGGGGGCTCGCGGGCGCCGCCGCCTTCGTGCTGCTGCTCGTCACGCTGTCGCTCTATGCAGTGCAACTGCGCTTTTCCGGCCGCGCGCCGGACGCTTCGGGAGCCCACTGA
- a CDS encoding ABC transporter substrate-binding protein: MQQPLNLHALVRALIVTAVVSVTAPVFAAAAPIVFASWGGTTQSAQQKDWAAPFTQASGIQVLMDGPTDYGKLKAMVDSGNVQWDVVDVEGDFAYAALRDGLVEPIDYSVVNKSQLDPRFMSPGAVGSFYYSFVLGYNKASFKNGGPANYADLFDTKRFPGKRTFYKWSAPGVLEVALLADGVAPDKLYPLDLDRAFKKLDTIKSQIVWWSGGAQSQQLMASGEAPLGVFWNGRLHALQQTGVDVGVSWNQNLTAADMLVVPKGAKHKAEAMKFLATATSAQAQANFAAETGYAPVNLKSAALLPAEVAKTQPDQYKATQINLDMKYWADHRDEIAKRWYAWQSK, from the coding sequence ATGCAGCAACCGTTAAATTTGCACGCCCTGGTGCGCGCATTGATCGTTACCGCTGTTGTTTCGGTCACCGCGCCCGTGTTCGCAGCCGCCGCGCCGATCGTCTTCGCCAGTTGGGGCGGCACGACACAATCGGCTCAACAGAAGGATTGGGCGGCCCCCTTCACCCAGGCATCGGGAATCCAGGTGCTGATGGACGGGCCGACCGATTACGGCAAGCTCAAGGCCATGGTCGACAGCGGTAACGTGCAGTGGGACGTGGTCGACGTGGAGGGCGACTTTGCGTACGCCGCATTGCGCGACGGATTGGTCGAGCCGATCGATTACTCGGTGGTGAACAAGAGCCAGCTCGACCCGCGCTTCATGTCGCCGGGTGCGGTCGGCAGTTTCTATTATTCGTTCGTGCTCGGGTACAACAAGGCTTCGTTCAAGAACGGCGGTCCCGCTAACTACGCCGATCTCTTCGACACCAAGCGTTTCCCCGGCAAACGTACGTTCTACAAATGGTCCGCACCGGGTGTGCTGGAAGTCGCGCTGCTTGCCGACGGCGTCGCGCCCGACAAGCTGTATCCGCTTGATCTCGATCGCGCGTTCAAGAAGCTCGACACCATCAAGAGCCAGATTGTCTGGTGGAGCGGCGGCGCGCAGTCGCAGCAGTTGATGGCATCGGGTGAGGCGCCGCTCGGCGTCTTCTGGAACGGCCGCCTGCATGCATTGCAGCAAACCGGCGTGGACGTGGGCGTGTCGTGGAACCAGAACCTGACTGCTGCCGACATGCTCGTCGTGCCGAAGGGCGCAAAGCACAAGGCCGAGGCAATGAAGTTCCTCGCTACTGCGACCAGTGCGCAGGCGCAAGCGAATTTCGCCGCTGAAACTGGCTACGCGCCGGTCAACCTGAAGTCGGCCGCGCTGCTGCCCGCAGAGGTAGCGAAGACGCAGCCGGACCAGTACAAGGCGACGCAGATCAACCTCGACATGAAGTACTGGGCGGATCACCGCGATGAAATCGCCAAGCGCTGGTATGCTTGGCAGTCCAAATAA
- a CDS encoding NIPSNAP family protein, with amino-acid sequence MYYEIRTYKIRTGAVPAYLKLVEEEGIALQKEHLGELVGYFFSEIGPLNQIVHMWAYISLDDREARRQRLAEDPAWQAFAPKIQALLETMESKIMKPAAFSPLK; translated from the coding sequence ATGTACTACGAAATCCGCACTTACAAGATCCGCACCGGCGCGGTCCCGGCCTACCTGAAACTGGTCGAGGAAGAAGGCATCGCGTTGCAGAAGGAGCATCTCGGAGAACTCGTGGGTTACTTCTTCTCCGAGATCGGGCCGCTCAATCAGATCGTCCACATGTGGGCTTATATCAGCCTCGATGACCGCGAAGCGCGTCGTCAGCGGCTGGCGGAAGATCCTGCGTGGCAAGCGTTCGCACCGAAGATCCAGGCGCTGCTGGAAACCATGGAAAGCAAGATCATGAAGCCCGCTGCATTTTCACCGCTCAAATAA
- a CDS encoding aldehyde dehydrogenase: MLKSFQHYIDGEFSDASQTFDSINPATGEVWATMPAASAADVDRAVRAADRALFSPEWANLNASQRGKLLYRLADLVAANAQELAELETADTGKIIRETRSQIGYVAEYYRYYAGVADKIQGAYLPVDKPDMEVFLRREPVGVVAGIVPWNSQLFLSAVKIGPALAAGCTIVIKASEEGPAPLLAFARLIHEAGFPAGVVNILTGFGADCGHALTTHPLVAKIAFTGGPETARHIVRNSAENLAATSLELGGKSPVLVFDDADVESVSNAVIAGIFAATGQSCVAGSRLLVQRGIRDRLLTKLVEKARAIKIGDPQNVDTEMGPLATVKQRDHIESVLAASLAAGAKLLTGGHRPEGMDKGFFFEPTIVECATSDVPSVAQELFGPVLSVMSFDTEEQAIALANDTRYGLASGVFTRDLTRAHRLTRRLRAGIVWVNTYRAVSPIVPFGGYQLSGLGREGGLDAVLDYTRTKSVWIRTSDEPIADPFVMR; this comes from the coding sequence ATGTTGAAGTCGTTCCAGCATTACATCGACGGCGAATTCAGCGACGCCTCGCAAACCTTCGATAGTATCAATCCGGCGACCGGCGAGGTTTGGGCGACCATGCCCGCAGCCAGTGCGGCGGACGTCGACCGTGCGGTCAGAGCGGCCGACCGCGCGCTGTTCTCGCCCGAGTGGGCCAACCTGAACGCAAGCCAGCGCGGCAAGCTGCTGTACCGGCTCGCGGATCTTGTTGCGGCCAACGCGCAGGAACTGGCTGAACTGGAGACGGCCGACACCGGCAAGATCATCCGCGAGACGCGCAGCCAGATTGGTTATGTGGCCGAGTATTACCGCTATTACGCGGGGGTCGCGGACAAGATCCAGGGGGCGTATCTGCCGGTCGACAAGCCGGACATGGAAGTGTTTCTTCGACGCGAGCCAGTGGGTGTCGTAGCCGGAATCGTGCCGTGGAACTCGCAACTGTTTTTGTCGGCGGTGAAGATCGGACCCGCGCTTGCTGCGGGTTGCACGATCGTCATCAAGGCATCGGAAGAGGGTCCTGCGCCGTTGCTCGCGTTTGCGCGCCTGATTCACGAGGCTGGCTTTCCAGCGGGCGTGGTGAACATCCTGACGGGTTTTGGGGCCGATTGCGGTCACGCGCTGACTACCCATCCGCTCGTCGCGAAAATCGCGTTCACCGGTGGTCCCGAGACGGCGCGTCATATCGTGCGGAACTCGGCTGAGAACCTCGCGGCGACGTCGCTGGAACTGGGCGGTAAATCGCCGGTACTGGTCTTCGACGATGCCGATGTGGAAAGCGTCAGCAACGCGGTGATTGCCGGGATTTTTGCAGCGACCGGTCAGAGTTGCGTAGCGGGTTCACGGTTGCTCGTGCAGCGTGGCATTCGCGATCGGCTGCTGACGAAGCTGGTCGAGAAAGCGCGGGCAATCAAGATAGGTGATCCGCAGAATGTGGATACGGAAATGGGCCCGCTGGCGACGGTCAAACAACGTGACCACATTGAATCGGTGCTGGCGGCAAGCCTCGCCGCTGGTGCGAAACTGCTGACCGGCGGCCATCGTCCCGAAGGCATGGACAAAGGGTTTTTCTTCGAACCGACCATTGTCGAATGCGCCACGTCGGATGTACCGAGTGTCGCGCAAGAACTGTTCGGTCCTGTGCTTAGCGTGATGAGTTTCGATACTGAAGAGCAAGCCATTGCGCTCGCAAACGACACGCGCTACGGGCTCGCTTCAGGGGTGTTCACGCGTGACCTGACGCGTGCCCACCGGCTGACGCGCAGGCTGCGCGCCGGCATCGTCTGGGTGAATACCTATCGCGCCGTCTCGCCAATTGTGCCCTTCGGCGGTTATCAGTTGAGTGGTCTCGGACGCGAAGGCGGACTCGATGCCGTACTCGACTACACCCGCACCAAATCCGTATGGATCAGGACATCGGACGAGCCGATTGCCGATCCCTTCGTCATGCGTTGA
- a CDS encoding LLM class flavin-dependent oxidoreductase, translating into MKFSLFLHMERYDAQTSHRQLFDELTELVQIAEKGGFETAWVGEHHAMEFTIAPNPFINLSYLAARTERIRLGTGTVIAPFWHPIRLAGEAGMVDVASNGRLDLGIARGAYSFEYERLLPGLDAFGAGARMRELVPALRNLFKGDYAHQGEFWSWPSTTPVPRPIQQPNPPMWLAARDPNSHEFAVRNGCHVQVTSLAAGDTEVVNLMDRFNAACKANPDVPRPQIMMLMHTFVGADAAEVDAAVADLSRFYCYFSKWFKNERPVEQGFIEPLTEADIASFPQYTPEQIRKNLVIGQAADVIGRLKHYEELGFDQYSFWLDSNMSFERKRRSLELFISDVMPAFDAR; encoded by the coding sequence ATGAAATTCTCGCTGTTTCTCCATATGGAGCGTTACGACGCGCAGACGTCGCATCGGCAACTCTTCGACGAACTCACCGAGCTCGTCCAGATCGCAGAAAAGGGCGGCTTCGAAACCGCGTGGGTCGGCGAACACCACGCGATGGAATTCACGATCGCGCCGAACCCCTTCATCAACCTTTCGTACCTCGCTGCGCGCACGGAACGCATTCGTCTCGGCACCGGCACGGTGATCGCACCGTTCTGGCATCCGATCCGCCTCGCGGGCGAAGCCGGCATGGTCGATGTCGCGAGCAACGGGCGTCTCGACCTCGGCATTGCGCGCGGCGCGTATTCCTTCGAATATGAACGCTTGCTGCCGGGCCTCGACGCGTTCGGCGCCGGCGCACGGATGCGTGAACTCGTCCCGGCATTGCGGAACCTGTTCAAAGGCGACTACGCGCACCAGGGCGAATTCTGGTCGTGGCCTTCGACCACGCCGGTGCCGCGCCCGATCCAGCAGCCCAATCCGCCGATGTGGCTCGCGGCGCGCGATCCCAATTCGCACGAGTTCGCAGTGAGGAACGGGTGTCATGTGCAGGTCACGTCGCTAGCAGCAGGTGACACTGAAGTGGTGAACCTGATGGACCGTTTCAACGCGGCCTGCAAGGCGAACCCTGATGTGCCACGTCCCCAGATCATGATGCTGATGCACACCTTCGTGGGTGCGGACGCCGCTGAAGTCGATGCAGCCGTGGCAGACCTGAGCCGCTTCTATTGCTATTTCAGCAAGTGGTTCAAGAACGAGCGGCCGGTTGAGCAGGGCTTCATTGAACCGCTGACGGAAGCGGACATAGCTTCGTTCCCGCAATACACCCCGGAGCAGATTCGCAAGAACCTGGTGATTGGCCAGGCCGCTGATGTCATCGGCCGGTTGAAACACTATGAGGAACTGGGCTTCGATCAATACAGCTTCTGGCTCGACAGCAACATGAGCTTCGAGCGCAAGCGCCGTTCGCTTGAACTGTTTATTTCCGACGTGATGCCCGCGTTCGACGCCCGCTAA
- a CDS encoding SIS domain-containing protein, which translates to MPCVARQDSHQQFIAASMLNSGDAVVAISNTSSTCSLIEVARTTRECGASVIVITGSNGPLASFSDAAVIAKTLENTDVYTTTTLRCAKATLIRSSCWT; encoded by the coding sequence GTGCCGTGCGTCGCGCGTCAGGATTCGCACCAGCAATTCATTGCGGCCTCCATGCTCAATTCCGGCGATGCGGTCGTGGCCATCTCGAACACCAGCTCTACCTGCTCGCTGATCGAGGTCGCGCGGACCACCCGCGAATGCGGCGCAAGCGTCATAGTGATTACCGGTTCGAACGGCCCGCTCGCGAGTTTCTCGGACGCCGCGGTGATCGCGAAGACGCTGGAAAATACAGATGTCTATACGACAACCACGTTGCGCTGCGCAAAGGCGACGCTCATACGCTCGTCGTGCTGGACATAA
- a CDS encoding porin produces the protein MKIQKTTAAILAIGAFAGAAHAQSSVTLYGIADAGFLFNNNVKGSKLYGLSSANSSRWGLQGAEDLGGGLKAIFTLENGYTLGTGALGQGGLEFGRKAFVGLSSATYGTVTLGRQYSASNDATSSFASGADWAASGLGYGTRAGDVDNVDTSNRIQNAIKYTSPNYRGVTVGILYSLGGQAGQFSRNAVTDAAVSYVNGPIKLGASYDFTKDPYYATFGNQGNSSTPTSAAGGTNNMASRIYGGYASAGSQQIITAGGSYVLGSATIALLYSNTQFQNLGQVNAIGSYGTKYNGGTATFNSGELNVKYALTPALTVAGAYIYTHNSGADGVGSAKYNQFNLGTIYSLSKRTSLYATGFFETASGVDSTGKQAVADFSGSTYSSNNHQLAAIVGITHKF, from the coding sequence ATGAAAATTCAAAAGACCACGGCTGCCATTCTTGCTATCGGAGCATTTGCCGGCGCCGCACACGCACAAAGCAGCGTGACCTTGTACGGCATTGCCGACGCCGGGTTCCTGTTCAACAACAACGTCAAGGGCAGCAAACTCTACGGTCTGTCGAGCGCCAACTCGTCACGCTGGGGTTTGCAGGGTGCTGAAGACCTGGGCGGCGGCCTCAAGGCAATCTTCACCCTTGAAAACGGTTATACCCTCGGCACCGGCGCGCTGGGCCAAGGCGGCCTGGAGTTCGGCCGCAAGGCCTTCGTCGGCCTGTCGAGCGCCACGTACGGTACGGTGACACTGGGCCGCCAGTACTCGGCAAGCAACGACGCCACCTCCTCGTTCGCATCGGGCGCCGACTGGGCTGCATCCGGCCTTGGCTACGGCACGCGCGCAGGTGACGTCGATAACGTGGATACGTCGAACCGCATCCAGAACGCCATCAAGTACACGAGCCCCAACTACCGTGGCGTGACCGTCGGCATCCTGTACAGCCTCGGCGGTCAGGCCGGCCAGTTCTCGAGGAACGCAGTCACCGACGCAGCCGTGTCGTACGTAAATGGCCCGATCAAGCTTGGTGCGAGCTACGACTTCACCAAGGACCCGTACTACGCGACGTTCGGCAACCAGGGCAACTCGTCGACGCCGACTTCGGCTGCGGGTGGGACCAACAACATGGCAAGCCGTATTTACGGCGGCTACGCGTCGGCGGGCTCGCAGCAGATCATCACGGCCGGCGGTTCGTACGTGCTCGGATCGGCAACGATCGCCCTGCTGTACTCCAACACGCAGTTCCAGAACCTCGGTCAGGTCAATGCAATTGGCAGCTACGGCACCAAGTACAACGGCGGCACCGCTACGTTCAATTCGGGCGAACTGAACGTGAAGTACGCGCTGACCCCGGCTCTTACCGTGGCCGGCGCCTACATCTACACGCATAACAGCGGCGCCGATGGCGTTGGCAGCGCCAAGTACAACCAGTTCAACCTGGGCACCATCTACTCGTTGTCCAAGCGTACGTCGCTGTACGCGACGGGCTTCTTCGAGACCGCTTCGGGCGTGGATTCGACGGGCAAGCAAGCGGTTGCTGACTTCAGCGGATCGACCTACTCCTCTAACAACCACCAGTTGGCAGCCATTGTTGGTATAACCCACAAGTTCTAA
- a CDS encoding cytochrome c has product MSEERLFSLRNRWFTVTVGGMLALVVFSAAVGFIWLPSAQSDQPFQGVWNAICSAAGVPQQWLRASSATPVPLVQTSTVAMTPQLLAESSSTSIGRGATLSMRCTMCHGVRGMSDANSPNLAGQYSSVIYKQLLDFQSGARRNAVMSPMVSNLSDQDMRDLSAYYAYLPRPVALRSDAAPAMPVPEIVSGGAPMRNIASCASCHGGIDHKAGSPWLEGMPAAYTRAQLQAFANDTRHNDINEQMRNVARNMTPDEIDAAAAYYAGAQP; this is encoded by the coding sequence ATGAGCGAAGAACGCCTGTTCTCGTTACGAAACCGGTGGTTCACGGTCACGGTTGGCGGCATGCTCGCGCTGGTCGTGTTCTCGGCGGCTGTTGGTTTCATATGGTTGCCCTCGGCACAAAGCGACCAGCCCTTCCAGGGCGTCTGGAATGCGATCTGCAGTGCAGCGGGTGTACCGCAGCAATGGCTGCGCGCTTCGTCGGCTACGCCTGTGCCGCTGGTGCAAACGAGCACGGTGGCTATGACGCCGCAACTGCTGGCGGAGTCGAGTAGCACGTCGATCGGCCGTGGCGCGACCTTGTCCATGCGTTGCACCATGTGTCATGGCGTGCGTGGCATGAGCGATGCCAACTCGCCGAATCTCGCGGGACAATATTCTTCTGTGATCTATAAGCAGCTACTCGACTTTCAGTCCGGCGCGCGCCGCAATGCGGTGATGTCGCCGATGGTCTCGAACCTGAGCGACCAGGACATGCGTGATCTTTCTGCTTATTACGCGTATTTGCCGAGACCGGTGGCGTTGCGGTCCGATGCAGCGCCGGCCATGCCCGTGCCGGAAATCGTGTCCGGCGGAGCGCCGATGCGAAACATTGCCTCCTGTGCGTCGTGCCATGGCGGTATCGATCATAAGGCGGGTAGCCCGTGGCTCGAGGGGATGCCTGCTGCATACACCCGGGCGCAATTGCAGGCGTTCGCGAACGACACGCGTCATAACGATATCAACGAGCAGATGCGCAATGTTGCGCGGAATATGACGCCGGACGAAATTGACGCGGCGGCGGCTTATTATGCTGGGGCGCAACCCTGA